In Romboutsia lituseburensis, a genomic segment contains:
- a CDS encoding FAD-dependent oxidoreductase: MVATGSRPKILNIEGTDKLFTAEEVLLGKKDAGKSTIIIGGGLVGCETALWLQKQGKKVTIVEMMDDILAVGGPICHANHDMLKDLIHFKDINVKCSAKVTKADSAIAAIGYNSENSLYDKIRFSHNNVRMIGDANEVKNIMYAIWDAFEVARHI, translated from the coding sequence ATTGTAGCTACAGGGTCTAGACCTAAGATATTAAACATTGAAGGCACTGATAAATTATTTACAGCAGAAGAAGTTTTATTAGGTAAAAAAGATGCTGGAAAATCTACAATAATAATTGGTGGTGGATTAGTAGGATGTGAAACAGCGCTATGGCTACAAAAACAAGGCAAAAAAGTAACTATAGTTGAGATGATGGATGATATATTAGCAGTTGGAGGTCCTATATGTCATGCAAATCATGATATGCTAAAAGATTTAATTCATTTTAAAGATATAAATGTAAAATGTAGTGCAAAAGTAACAAAAGCAGATTCAGCAATAGCTGCTATTGGCTACAACTCTGAAAACTCTTTGTATGATAAGATTAGATTCTCTCATAATAATGTGAGAATGATAGGTGATGCTAATGAAGTCAAAAATATAATGTATGCTATATGGGATGCATTTGAAGTGGCAAGACATATATAA
- a CDS encoding TraR/DksA C4-type zinc finger protein, producing MFLSEVCEVCGEKTSEQFTRLQGGKKVCLDCYSDYKRFFS from the coding sequence ATATTTTTATCAGAAGTATGTGAAGTTTGTGGAGAAAAAACTTCAGAGCAATTTACAAGACTACAGGGTGGAAAGAAAGTCTGCTTAGATTGTTATAGTGATTATAAGCGATTTTTTAGTTGA
- a CDS encoding S-layer homology domain-containing protein, with protein sequence MKKILIKLLLVTVFSINLLNLDYVFAYENTEKLINTVATVSSKTISVRKGPSSKEKIIHTGRVNQVVLLKEKNMNGWYKVEFPNGVLGWCEEKYLKGFKYYNEESLNYLTQLEVDNIINKVVDIAKKQIGKPYVWAAIGPDEFDCSGLMLYSYKQGANVELTDYSAEQAVKGTYIPKNKLKKGDLVFFDTMKTGRVNHVGMYIGEGKFVHAANPDVGVIVSKISEHKYASKYIAARRIIQPNQNPIDDWSDHWAKETISEAMNKGWVTNSNSFRPNGYITRAEFITIFNKVHGLNNSSGKIFDDTETHWAKYDIDVAVTNGVCNGKTSKEFKPDDFITREEAAVMLANYNKLADENLDKISVFSDYEDIASWAKPSVEGVVEKEYILGYSDRSFGPTKNITRAEAIATFSRIK encoded by the coding sequence ATGAAAAAAATATTGATCAAATTGCTACTAGTGACTGTATTTTCTATTAATTTATTGAACTTAGATTATGTATTTGCATATGAAAACACAGAAAAACTAATAAATACAGTTGCAACTGTAAGTAGTAAAACTATTAGTGTGAGAAAAGGTCCAAGTAGTAAGGAAAAAATTATTCATACTGGTAGAGTTAATCAGGTAGTTTTACTAAAAGAAAAAAATATGAACGGGTGGTATAAGGTTGAATTTCCTAATGGTGTTTTAGGTTGGTGCGAAGAAAAGTATTTAAAAGGCTTTAAATACTATAATGAAGAATCCTTAAACTACTTAACTCAATTAGAAGTAGACAATATAATAAATAAGGTCGTAGATATAGCTAAAAAACAAATAGGAAAACCTTATGTATGGGCAGCTATAGGTCCTGATGAATTTGATTGTTCAGGATTAATGTTATATAGCTATAAACAAGGTGCAAATGTAGAATTAACTGATTATTCTGCAGAGCAAGCTGTAAAAGGTACATATATTCCTAAAAATAAGTTAAAAAAAGGCGACTTGGTATTCTTTGACACTATGAAAACAGGTAGAGTAAATCATGTTGGTATGTACATAGGAGAGGGTAAATTTGTACATGCTGCAAATCCTGATGTTGGAGTTATAGTATCTAAGATATCAGAACATAAATATGCATCTAAGTATATAGCGGCAAGAAGGATTATACAGCCAAATCAAAATCCCATAGATGATTGGAGTGATCATTGGGCTAAAGAAACTATATCTGAAGCTATGAATAAAGGATGGGTTACAAATTCAAATTCCTTTAGACCTAATGGATATATAACAAGAGCAGAGTTTATAACGATATTTAATAAAGTGCATGGATTAAATAATTCTAGCGGAAAAATATTTGATGATACTGAAACTCATTGGGCTAAGTATGATATAGATGTAGCTGTTACAAATGGAGTATGTAATGGGAAAACATCAAAGGAATTTAAACCAGATGATTTTATAACTAGAGAGGAAGCTGCTGTAATGCTTGCTAATTACAATAAATTAGCAGATGAAAACTTAGATAAAATAAGTGTATTTAGTGATTATGAAGATATAGCTAGTTGGGCAAAACCTTCTGTAGAAGGTGTTGTAGAGAAAGAATATATATTAGGATATTCTGATAGAAGTTTTGGACCTACAAAAAATATAACAAGAGCAGAAGCGATTGCTACATTTAGTAGAATAAAGTAA
- a CDS encoding YtxH domain-containing protein: MRLSEKIEAKRKAKEKALKKEKAKTVAVGATVEVLTGTIGGILLAPKSGKETRDDLKAASSQLTEKVNERTIKAKSNVNKTLLENKEKLSESKRKVKEYLKNKKSNEMEIEHEIALLECNNDVEEKIESIDSNSTLRIEE; the protein is encoded by the coding sequence ATGAGACTATCAGAAAAAATCGAAGCTAAAAGAAAAGCAAAGGAAAAAGCATTAAAAAAAGAAAAAGCTAAAACAGTTGCTGTCGGTGCTACAGTTGAAGTTTTAACAGGCACTATAGGTGGTATATTATTAGCTCCAAAGTCTGGAAAAGAAACTAGAGATGATCTAAAAGCTGCATCTTCACAATTAACTGAAAAAGTTAATGAAAGAACAATTAAAGCTAAGTCTAATGTAAATAAAACTCTACTAGAAAATAAAGAAAAATTATCTGAGTCTAAAAGAAAAGTAAAAGAATACTTAAAAAATAAAAAATCAAATGAAATGGAAATAGAACATGAAATAGCTTTATTGGAATGTAATAATGATGTCGAAGAAAAAATAGAGTCTATTGATTCTAACAGCACTTTAAGAATAGAGGAGTAA
- the yiaY gene encoding L-threonine dehydrogenase: MAYRFYMPQLSLMGQGCLKEMGEEISARGFKKALIVTDKILCDIKLVDKLTKVLEDNSAEYVIYNETKPNPTVKNVHDGLELLKEYQCDFVISFGGGSPHDCAKGIAILAINGGDIKDYEGVNKSKLPQLPLICVNTTAGTASEMTIFCIITDEDRHVKMALVDKNMTPICAVNDPELMTAMPKGLTAATGMDALTHAVEAYVSTAATPVTDACAMKAIQLISVNLKNAVDNGNDITARDNMAYAEYLAGMAFNNASLGYVHAIAHQLGGFYDLPHGVCNAVLLPRVQKFNAKVSAARLKDVAMFMGVDVTNLNDEQGAQASIDAIMELSKSINIPSGLKELGVKESDFDILAENALKDACRLTNPIKATHDEVKDILKASM, from the coding sequence ATGGCTTACAGATTTTATATGCCGCAATTAAGTTTAATGGGGCAAGGATGCTTAAAAGAAATGGGTGAAGAAATAAGTGCAAGGGGATTTAAAAAAGCACTTATAGTAACAGATAAAATACTATGTGATATTAAATTAGTAGACAAGCTTACAAAAGTATTAGAAGATAATAGTGCTGAATATGTTATATATAATGAAACTAAACCAAACCCAACTGTAAAAAATGTACATGATGGATTAGAACTATTAAAAGAATATCAATGTGATTTTGTAATATCATTTGGAGGGGGATCTCCACATGACTGTGCAAAAGGTATAGCTATATTAGCTATTAATGGTGGAGATATAAAAGACTATGAAGGAGTTAATAAATCTAAATTACCTCAATTACCTTTAATATGTGTAAACACTACAGCAGGAACTGCAAGTGAAATGACGATATTCTGTATAATAACAGATGAAGATAGACATGTTAAGATGGCTTTAGTTGATAAAAATATGACTCCAATATGTGCAGTAAATGATCCAGAATTAATGACAGCAATGCCAAAAGGATTAACTGCAGCTACAGGAATGGATGCATTAACACATGCAGTAGAAGCATATGTATCAACTGCAGCTACACCTGTAACAGATGCTTGTGCTATGAAAGCTATACAATTAATATCAGTTAACTTAAAAAATGCAGTTGACAATGGAAATGATATAACTGCTCGTGACAACATGGCTTATGCTGAATACTTAGCTGGTATGGCATTTAACAATGCATCACTTGGATATGTTCATGCCATAGCTCACCAATTAGGAGGATTTTATGATTTACCTCATGGAGTATGTAATGCGGTATTGCTTCCAAGAGTTCAAAAATTCAACGCTAAAGTAAGTGCAGCTAGATTAAAAGATGTTGCAATGTTTATGGGGGTTGATGTAACTAACTTAAATGATGAACAAGGAGCTCAAGCTTCAATAGATGCTATAATGGAATTATCTAAATCTATAAATATACCATCAGGTCTTAAAGAACTCGGAGTTAAAGAATCTGATTTTGATATATTAGCAGAAAATGCATTAAAAGATGCTTGCAGATTAACAAATCCTATAAAAGCAACTCATGATGAAGTGAAAGATATACTTAAAGCTTCTATGTAG
- a CDS encoding glycerophosphodiester phosphodiesterase → MKIFAHRGASGEYPENTMLSFKKAIDLGIKAIELDVHKSKDSNLVVIHDEDIKRTFNGHGLVKDYTYNELRNFKCKKFEYINNDLCKIPTLDEVLKLIKDNNICLNIEAKTDLIHYDLEKDVLNLIKKYNLEDNVLISSFNHKCINVFKSLNPSLKYGALYHSKDDFKGFTNVIEHAKNLGIYSINLNHQLVDKNIVNLAHKNNLKVFVYTVNDPILMKNMIEYEVDGIFSDYPDLMRDILNSN, encoded by the coding sequence ATGAAAATATTTGCCCATAGAGGTGCTAGTGGTGAATATCCTGAAAATACAATGCTTTCTTTTAAAAAAGCTATTGACTTAGGTATAAAAGCCATAGAACTTGACGTTCATAAGTCTAAAGATTCTAATTTGGTAGTAATTCATGATGAGGATATCAAAAGAACATTTAATGGACATGGTTTAGTTAAAGATTATACATATAATGAGTTAAGAAATTTCAAATGCAAAAAATTTGAATATATAAATAACGATTTATGTAAAATTCCTACTCTTGATGAAGTTTTAAAATTAATTAAGGATAATAATATTTGTTTAAATATTGAAGCTAAAACTGACTTAATTCACTATGATTTAGAAAAAGATGTTTTAAACTTAATAAAAAAATATAATTTAGAAGATAACGTACTTATATCAAGCTTTAATCATAAATGCATAAATGTATTTAAAAGTTTAAATCCTAGTCTTAAATATGGTGCTCTTTATCATAGTAAAGATGATTTTAAAGGATTTACTAATGTTATTGAGCATGCAAAAAACTTAGGTATTTATAGTATAAACCTAAATCATCAATTAGTTGACAAAAATATTGTAAATTTAGCTCATAAAAATAACTTAAAAGTTTTTGTATATACAGTTAATGACCCTATTCTTATGAAAAATATGATTGAATATGAAGTTGACGGAATATTTTCTGATTATCCAGATTTAATGAGAGATATTTTAAATAGTAACTAA
- a CDS encoding sensor histidine kinase — MSDLNMSNKEKISSTNQIAINVIFLISFIIGVSYLVLLFGILSSNKINTADIIAFIKIFELILVLLAISSCILCYESTNKEELFILSLFYIIFFIDVLLGNVDNMSLDASTINISNYLIVENSIFRLIILTFSLSSFRKMKKIIMENRIKSILITIAIATSFGLLKHHDILFTTFNDVAGFVTYNIFLTIFYGIISVIYLKKSLDRSEYIYSVISASIFFFMLKAIYAVVGATKALANVKLLSISITYIGFIILLGGIICELLLSIRKNKELENELTVFKKIADESRHSCILIYDEYKNLKYINSLAKQYYNIKEGTIYEDINKILIYESKGINPEKIKEIKDHFLQLGYWKGKIEVEETGVTISCSVQKIYMEDMKKIVIIFNDITDRIRTKRSLIEYEKMKNQEQVRNEFFANISHELRTPLNIFYSTIQLLDLKNKTNPEKFNEIYSDHKQCLKTNCQRMLRLINNIVDITKIDVGFIKPKFVNCDIVSLVEDITLSVVNYAQNKKINIVFDTEIEEQIIKCDEDMMERAMLNLLSNAIKFTKQNGNVLVNMYADEKWIHIIVKDDGMGIPIEMQGTIFERFVQNDKSLTRLNEGSGIGLSIVQSAVKLNEGEIYLDSDGKNGTEFEILLPNKKLDGEYLDDRIYKVDVSNIELELSDIYELYI; from the coding sequence ATGAGTGATTTAAATATGAGTAATAAGGAAAAAATCTCGTCCACAAACCAAATAGCAATAAATGTAATATTTTTAATAAGCTTTATCATTGGGGTTAGTTATTTGGTTTTATTATTTGGAATATTAAGTTCAAATAAAATAAATACAGCTGATATAATAGCATTTATCAAGATTTTTGAGCTGATATTAGTATTGTTAGCTATATCAAGTTGTATACTTTGCTATGAAAGTACTAATAAGGAAGAGCTATTTATTTTATCTCTTTTTTATATTATATTTTTCATAGATGTTTTGCTTGGAAATGTAGATAATATGAGTCTTGATGCATCTACAATAAATATAAGTAATTATCTTATTGTAGAAAATTCTATTTTTAGATTAATAATACTAACATTTAGCTTATCGTCTTTTAGAAAGATGAAAAAAATAATAATGGAAAATAGAATAAAGTCAATTTTAATAACAATTGCAATTGCAACAAGTTTCGGACTTTTAAAGCATCATGATATACTATTTACAACATTTAATGATGTAGCTGGATTTGTTACTTACAATATATTTTTAACTATATTTTATGGAATAATTTCAGTTATTTATTTAAAAAAGAGCTTAGATAGAAGTGAGTATATATACTCAGTTATAAGCGCAAGTATATTCTTTTTTATGCTGAAAGCTATATATGCAGTAGTAGGGGCCACAAAAGCTTTAGCTAATGTAAAGTTATTATCTATATCTATTACATATATAGGGTTTATTATATTACTAGGAGGAATAATTTGCGAACTTTTACTAAGTATAAGAAAAAATAAAGAACTTGAAAATGAACTTACGGTGTTTAAAAAAATAGCTGATGAAAGTAGACATAGTTGTATACTTATATATGATGAATATAAAAATTTAAAATATATAAACAGTTTAGCTAAACAATACTATAATATAAAAGAAGGCACTATATATGAAGATATAAATAAAATATTAATTTATGAAAGTAAAGGTATTAATCCAGAGAAAATAAAAGAAATAAAAGATCATTTTTTACAACTTGGATACTGGAAAGGTAAAATAGAGGTAGAAGAAACAGGGGTTACAATAAGTTGTAGTGTACAAAAGATATATATGGAAGATATGAAAAAAATCGTAATAATTTTTAATGATATAACAGATAGAATTAGAACAAAGCGATCCTTGATAGAATATGAAAAAATGAAAAATCAAGAACAAGTAAGAAATGAATTTTTTGCTAATATATCTCATGAATTAAGAACTCCCCTTAATATTTTCTATTCAACTATACAGTTACTAGATTTAAAAAATAAAACAAATCCAGAAAAATTTAATGAAATTTACTCTGATCATAAACAATGTTTAAAAACTAATTGTCAACGTATGTTAAGACTTATAAATAATATAGTAGATATAACAAAAATTGATGTAGGGTTTATAAAGCCTAAATTTGTAAATTGTGATATAGTAAGTCTAGTTGAGGATATAACCCTATCTGTAGTTAATTATGCACAAAATAAAAAAATAAATATTGTGTTTGATACAGAAATCGAAGAACAGATTATAAAATGTGATGAAGATATGATGGAAAGAGCAATGCTTAATCTCCTATCGAATGCCATAAAGTTTACAAAGCAAAATGGAAATGTGCTGGTGAATATGTATGCAGATGAAAAATGGATACATATAATTGTAAAAGATGATGGCATGGGGATACCTATAGAAATGCAAGGAACGATATTTGAAAGATTTGTACAAAACGATAAGTCATTAACTCGCTTAAATGAAGGTAGTGGAATAGGACTTAGTATAGTTCAGTCTGCTGTCAAATTAAATGAAGGTGAAATTTATTTAGATAGTGATGGAAAAAACGGTACAGAATTTGAAATTTTACTTCCAAATAAAAAATTAGATGGTGAGTACTTAGACGATAGAATATATAAAGTAGATGTATCTAACATAGAATTAGAGCTTTCTGACATATATGAGCTATATATTTAA
- a CDS encoding 1-propanol dehydrogenase PduQ, whose amino-acid sequence MHSFEIKTKIKFGEGSLKALQEIQDKKVLIITDPFMVQSKAIDKILVNLKEGSYEVFSDIVPDPPIETVVSGIEVFKEVNPDVLIALGGGSAIDASKAIMDFSKKILKTNDIEFIAIPTTSGTGSEVTSFSVITDKQKGTKYPLVSDDLLPNVAILDPELVKTVPNFITADTGMDVLTHAIEAYVSTEANDFSDALAEKAIKLVFKYLLRAYKDGNDIEAREKMHNASCLAGMAFNQTSLGINHSIAHVLGGKFHVPHGRTNSILLPHVIEYNADIVGYTNTKYSMAANKYAQISMLLGLNTSNVRMGVKNLVNEIKKLQKEMNMVTNLSQCKVNISDLSSVENEIAILAINDGCTKTNPRVPTEKDIIDILNKIK is encoded by the coding sequence TTGCATAGTTTTGAAATTAAGACAAAAATAAAATTTGGAGAAGGCTCTTTAAAGGCTTTACAAGAAATACAAGATAAAAAAGTATTAATCATAACAGATCCATTTATGGTTCAGTCAAAAGCAATAGATAAAATATTAGTAAATTTAAAAGAAGGTTCATATGAAGTATTTAGTGATATAGTTCCAGACCCACCAATAGAAACGGTAGTAAGTGGAATAGAAGTATTTAAAGAAGTAAACCCAGATGTACTTATAGCATTAGGTGGGGGATCAGCAATAGATGCTTCAAAAGCTATAATGGATTTTTCTAAAAAAATATTAAAAACAAATGATATAGAGTTTATAGCAATTCCTACAACTAGTGGTACAGGATCAGAAGTAACATCATTTTCAGTAATAACTGATAAGCAAAAAGGAACAAAGTATCCTTTAGTAAGTGATGATCTTTTACCTAACGTAGCAATACTTGATCCGGAACTAGTAAAAACAGTGCCAAACTTTATAACAGCGGATACAGGAATGGATGTATTAACACATGCTATTGAGGCTTATGTATCAACTGAAGCTAATGATTTTTCTGATGCTTTAGCAGAAAAAGCTATAAAACTTGTTTTTAAATATTTATTAAGAGCATATAAAGATGGAAATGATATAGAAGCAAGAGAGAAAATGCACAATGCATCTTGTTTAGCAGGTATGGCATTTAATCAAACATCACTTGGAATAAATCACTCAATAGCACACGTACTAGGTGGCAAATTCCATGTACCACATGGAAGAACAAATTCAATATTATTACCACATGTAATAGAGTACAATGCAGATATAGTAGGTTATACAAATACAAAGTATTCAATGGCTGCTAATAAGTACGCACAAATATCTATGTTATTAGGTTTAAATACATCTAATGTCAGAATGGGTGTCAAAAATCTAGTAAATGAAATAAAGAAACTTCAAAAGGAAATGAATATGGTAACTAACTTAAGCCAATGTAAAGTTAATATATCTGATTTAAGTAGTGTAGAAAATGAAATAGCAATACTTGCTATAAATGATGGATGCACAAAAACAAATCCAAGAGTTCCTACAGAAAAAGATATAATAGATATATTAAATAAAATAAAGTAA
- a CDS encoding BMC domain-containing protein, with translation MVEETKQRVIQEYVPGKQVTLAHIIANPNQDIYKKLGLVIEKKDAIGILTITPSEASIIAADVATKSSDVSLGFIDRFSGSVVISGDVSSVESALNEVLQVLGDMLNFSSAKITRT, from the coding sequence TTGGTAGAAGAAACTAAACAAAGAGTTATCCAAGAATATGTTCCAGGTAAACAAGTTACTCTTGCACATATAATAGCTAATCCAAATCAAGATATTTATAAGAAATTAGGATTAGTTATTGAAAAAAAAGATGCAATAGGAATACTGACAATAACGCCAAGTGAAGCATCAATAATAGCAGCAGATGTTGCAACAAAATCATCAGATGTGTCATTAGGCTTTATAGACAGATTCAGTGGATCAGTAGTAATAAGCGGTGATGTAAGTTCAGTAGAATCAGCATTAAATGAAGTTTTACAAGTTTTAGGAGATATGCTAAATTTCTCATCTGCGAAAATAACGAGGACATAG
- a CDS encoding EutP/PduV family microcompartment system protein, translated as MKNIIFMGKTGSGKTTLCQKLDQLEIKYKKTQSVELYNNAIDTPGEYMENRGLYNALITTSVDAKVIAIVYDPTQEENYIAPGFAGMFCKDVIGIITKINKATEEQINLAYDRLELAGASQIFKVDTVDDIGLKPLFDYLANINL; from the coding sequence ATGAAAAATATAATATTTATGGGAAAGACAGGCAGTGGAAAAACAACACTATGCCAAAAACTAGACCAATTAGAAATAAAATATAAAAAAACACAATCAGTGGAGTTATACAACAATGCAATAGATACCCCTGGTGAATATATGGAAAACAGAGGATTATACAATGCATTAATAACTACATCAGTAGATGCAAAAGTTATAGCAATAGTATATGATCCAACTCAAGAAGAAAATTATATAGCACCAGGATTTGCAGGTATGTTTTGCAAAGATGTTATAGGAATAATAACAAAAATAAATAAAGCAACCGAAGAACAGATAAATCTAGCTTATGATAGACTAGAATTAGCAGGTGCAAGTCAAATATTTAAAGTAGATACAGTAGATGATATTGGTCTTAAACCATTATTTGACTACCTGGCAAACATTAACCTTTAG
- a CDS encoding ANTAR domain-containing response regulator — protein sequence MGRKILLVDDEPLIRMDIRDILEDRGYEVIGEACDGFEAVEMCKKHNPDLVIMDIDMPILDGIKAGKIMAKENLAGGVLLLTSFEDKEHIEKAKSIGAFGYLVKPASEKSLIPTIEMCLSKVKEFEQMKKDLEKMNSKLAERKIVERAKGILIREFKISEDEAYTRIRKLSMDKRTTMLEIAKMIIIGYDE from the coding sequence ATGGGGAGAAAAATACTATTAGTTGATGACGAACCTCTTATAAGAATGGACATTAGAGATATTCTAGAGGACCGTGGATATGAAGTAATAGGTGAAGCTTGTGATGGATTTGAAGCTGTTGAAATGTGTAAAAAACATAATCCAGATTTAGTAATTATGGATATAGATATGCCAATACTAGATGGAATAAAAGCTGGAAAAATAATGGCTAAAGAAAACTTAGCAGGTGGAGTACTTTTATTAACTTCATTTGAAGATAAAGAACACATTGAAAAAGCTAAAAGCATAGGCGCGTTTGGATATTTAGTTAAGCCAGCTAGTGAAAAATCACTTATACCAACAATTGAGATGTGTTTAAGTAAAGTCAAGGAATTTGAACAAATGAAAAAAGACTTAGAAAAAATGAATTCTAAGTTAGCAGAAAGAAAAATAGTAGAAAGAGCTAAAGGCATACTTATAAGAGAATTTAAGATTAGTGAAGATGAAGCTTACACAAGAATAAGAAAACTTAGCATGGATAAGAGAACCACAATGCTTGAAATTGCTAAGATGATTATAATTGGATATGATGAGTAA
- a CDS encoding sensor histidine kinase yields the protein MMSNIIKTLCQENTILNENEIDKILEVSKSLDLMANFYDSDVFIDVLSKDVEEAIVVCHSKPKNKSLYAENVVGKKALNENEPGVIKTLNTGITTRDIKALTQEYKVVKQTIQPVTLDEKVIAVLIVEKDISSELKDGFDKKKNSHEFINLIKNNNFLTDNLNAAILIFDKNGKLKIKNKNAVKMYEKLGFLCDIQDVHYNDIYIEPKKFEDILLDENYDETNEVCIDDLYFKIKTIHIKDDEYKVVKIIEDISDLKQKEAELVLKSVSVREAHHRVKNNLHTVISIIRKQSRLSNNEEVKHCLDNITNRVFAILSTHHLLSKEEDNNISILEAMNLLVSNIQGGYCDNKDINICITGEDFKIGGEKATAILLVINEIIQNCYDHAFEGKESGNIRILINKENNYKNIAIIDDGVGFSTNNIDRKSLGTFIIDSYITQVLRGTLERESNEKGTKILLKIPV from the coding sequence ATGATGAGTAACATCATAAAAACACTCTGCCAAGAAAATACAATACTAAATGAAAATGAAATAGATAAAATCTTAGAAGTTTCAAAATCTCTAGATTTAATGGCAAACTTCTATGATAGTGATGTTTTCATTGATGTGTTGAGTAAGGATGTAGAGGAAGCAATAGTAGTTTGTCACAGTAAGCCGAAAAATAAATCTCTTTATGCTGAAAACGTTGTAGGAAAAAAAGCTCTAAATGAAAATGAACCAGGAGTTATAAAGACCTTAAATACAGGAATAACAACTAGGGATATAAAGGCTCTAACACAAGAATACAAAGTAGTAAAACAAACTATTCAACCTGTAACACTAGATGAAAAAGTTATAGCAGTATTAATCGTAGAAAAAGATATAAGTAGTGAGTTAAAAGATGGATTTGATAAAAAGAAAAACTCACATGAATTTATAAATCTAATAAAGAACAATAATTTCTTAACAGATAATTTAAATGCAGCAATACTTATATTTGATAAAAATGGAAAACTTAAAATAAAAAATAAAAATGCAGTAAAAATGTATGAAAAGCTTGGATTTTTATGTGATATACAAGACGTACATTATAATGATATATATATAGAACCTAAAAAATTTGAAGATATATTACTAGATGAAAATTATGATGAAACCAATGAAGTTTGTATTGATGATTTATATTTCAAAATAAAAACAATACACATCAAAGATGATGAGTACAAAGTCGTTAAAATAATTGAAGATATAAGTGATTTAAAACAAAAAGAGGCTGAGTTAGTTTTAAAATCAGTTTCAGTAAGGGAAGCTCATCATAGAGTTAAAAACAACCTTCATACAGTAATATCAATAATAAGAAAGCAAAGTAGGCTATCAAACAATGAAGAAGTAAAACATTGTTTAGATAATATAACAAATAGAGTTTTTGCAATACTTTCAACACACCATCTATTATCTAAAGAAGAAGATAATAATATTTCTATACTAGAAGCTATGAATTTATTAGTAAGCAATATCCAAGGAGGCTATTGTGATAATAAAGATATAAACATTTGCATAACAGGTGAAGATTTTAAGATAGGTGGAGAGAAAGCAACAGCAATACTACTAGTTATAAACGAGATAATTCAAAATTGCTATGATCATGCTTTTGAAGGAAAAGAAAGTGGAAATATACGAATTTTGATTAACAAAGAAAATAACTATAAAAACATTGCAATAATAGACGATGGAGTAGGATTTTCAACTAATAATATAGATAGAAAAAGTCTAGGAACTTTTATAATAGATAGTTATATTACACAAGTTTTGAGAGGAACTTTAGAAAGAGAATCAAATGAAAAGGGTACTAAGATATTACTTAAGATACCTGTTTAA